A single window of Podarcis raffonei isolate rPodRaf1 chromosome 9, rPodRaf1.pri, whole genome shotgun sequence DNA harbors:
- the LOC128421356 gene encoding melanopsin isoform X1 yields the protein MAEAHEQTQNMGTQHRIKVDVPDRVLYTVGSCVLVIGSIGITGNLLVLYAFYSNKRLRTPANYFIMNLAASDFLMSATQAPICFLNSMHTEWILGDIGCNFYAFCGALFGITSMMTLLAISVDRYCVITKPLQSIKRSSKKRSCIIIAFVWLYSLGWSVCPLFGWSSYIPEGLMISCTWDYVSYSPANRSYTMMLCCFVFFIPLIIIFHCYLFMFLAIRSTGRNVQKLGSTYNRKSNVSQSVKSEWKLAKIAFVAIVVFVLSWSPYACVTLIAWAGYAKTLNPYSKSVPAVIAKASAIYNPIIYAIIHPRYRRTIRSAVPCLRFLIRISPSDLSTSSVNESSFRASMSSRHSFAARNKSSCVSSISAAETTWSDMELEPVEAAHKKQQPHRSRSFSKQAEEETGLLLKTQSCNVLTGEKVALSSISLHDPFERSFGENAPELLLKPSCLRTSSLPFGLNSSSTEENADTSDMEVQEQQTDGSLNSLMSPTIPQIVIVSTSETTLSEGQDELENGQAENSGVLFSPGKNHLLDIGRLSPSTNLIETIEKLLS from the exons ACACAGAATATGGGAACTCAGCACCGAATAAAAGTAGATGTTCCTGATCGTGTTCTTTACACTGTAGGCTCCTGTGTTCTTGTCATTGGTTCTATCGGAATCACAGGAAATCTCCTTGTCCTCTATGCATTTTACAG CAACAAGCGGCTGAGGACACCGGCAAACTATTTCATAATGAATTTAGCAGCAAGTGATTTTCTGATGTCTGCAACTCAAGCTCCAATCTGCTTTCTCAACAGCATGCACACAGAATGGATACTCGGAGACATAG GTTGTAACTTTTATGCTTTTTGTGGGGCACTCTTTGGAATAACTTCAATGATGACTTTATTAGCTATTTCAGTTGATCGCTACTGTGTGATTACTAAGCCTCTGCAGTCTATAAAAAGGTCTTCAAAGAAACGCTCGTGCATAATCATTGCCTTTGTCTGGCTCTACTCGCTGGGATGGAGTGTATGTCCTCTCTTTGGATGGA gttcctatatacctgaaggttTGATGATATCTTGTACATGGGACTATGTATCCTATTCTCCAGCAAACAGAAGTTATACCATGATGTTATGTTGCTTTGTGTTCTTTATCCCTCTGATAATAATCTTCCACTGCTATCTATTCATGTTTCTGGCCATTAGAAGTACTGGCAG GAACGTTCAGAAGTTAGGATCAACCTATAACCGGAAGTCGAATGTTTCGCAGTCAGTGAAGAGTGAATGGAAGTTAGCAAAAATTGCCTTTGTGGCTATTGTGGTGTTTGTTCTGTCCTGGTCCCCATATGCTTGTGTCACTCTGATTGCGTGGGCAGG CTACGCGAAGACCTTAAACCCATATTCTAAATCTGTGCCAGCTGTTATTGCCAAAGCTTCTGCGATCTACAATCCCATAATCTATGCAATCATTCACCCAAGATACAG GAGAACTATTCGAAGTGCTGTCCCTTGCTTGAGATTCCTTATACGGATCTCACCAAGTGATCTTTCAACAAGTTCTGTGAACGAGTCGTCATTCAGGGCTTCTATGTCCAGCCGTCACTCTTTTGCTGCCAGGAACAAGAGCAGTTGTGTTTCTTCCATTTCTGCAGCAGAAACT ACTTGGAGTGACATGGAGCTTGAGCCTGTGGAGGCAGCCCATAAGAAACAGCAACCTCATCGAAGCCGCTCTTTCTCAAAACAAGCAGAAGAAGAGACTGGGTTGCTCCTAAAGACCCAGAGCTGTAATGTGCTGACTGGAGAAAAG GTTGCATTGTCCTCCATCAGTCTGCATGACCCGTTTGAGAGATCGTTTGGAGAGAATGCCCCAGAACTGCTGCTCAAGCCCAGTTGTTTGAGAACTTCATCTCTTCCATTTGGCTTGAATAGTAGCAGCACAGAAGAGAATGCAGACACTTCTGACATGGAAGTTCAAGAGCAGCAAACAGATGGAAGCCTCAACTCATTAATGAGCCCCACCATCCCACAAATAGTTATCGTTTCTACCTCAGAGACCACCCTCTCTGAGGGGCAAGATGAGCTGGAAAATGGACAGGCAGAAAATTCCGGTGTATTATTTTCTCCAGGAAAGAATCACCTGTTGGACATAGGAAGGCTTAGCCCCTCTACCAACCTCATTGAAACAATTGAGAAGCTTCTGTCCTAA
- the LOC128421356 gene encoding melanopsin isoform X3: protein MAEAHEQTQNMGTQHRIKVDVPDRVLYTVGSCVLVIGSIGITGNLLVLYAFYSNKRLRTPANYFIMNLAASDFLMSATQAPICFLNSMHTEWILGDIAISVDRYCVITKPLQSIKRSSKKRSCIIIAFVWLYSLGWSVCPLFGWSSYIPEGLMISCTWDYVSYSPANRSYTMMLCCFVFFIPLIIIFHCYLFMFLAIRSTGRNVQKLGSTYNRKSNVSQSVKSEWKLAKIAFVAIVVFVLSWSPYACVTLIAWAGYAKTLNPYSKSVPAVIAKASAIYNPIIYAIIHPRYRRTIRSAVPCLRFLIRISPSDLSTSSVNESSFRASMSSRHSFAARNKSSCVSSISAAETTWSDMELEPVEAAHKKQQPHRSRSFSKQAEEETGLLLKTQSCNVLTGEKVALSSISLHDPFERSFGENAPELLLKPSCLRTSSLPFGLNSSSTEENADTSDMEVQEQQTDGSLNSLMSPTIPQIVIVSTSETTLSEGQDELENGQAENSGVLFSPGKNHLLDIGRLSPSTNLIETIEKLLS, encoded by the exons ACACAGAATATGGGAACTCAGCACCGAATAAAAGTAGATGTTCCTGATCGTGTTCTTTACACTGTAGGCTCCTGTGTTCTTGTCATTGGTTCTATCGGAATCACAGGAAATCTCCTTGTCCTCTATGCATTTTACAG CAACAAGCGGCTGAGGACACCGGCAAACTATTTCATAATGAATTTAGCAGCAAGTGATTTTCTGATGTCTGCAACTCAAGCTCCAATCTGCTTTCTCAACAGCATGCACACAGAATGGATACTCGGAGACATAG CTATTTCAGTTGATCGCTACTGTGTGATTACTAAGCCTCTGCAGTCTATAAAAAGGTCTTCAAAGAAACGCTCGTGCATAATCATTGCCTTTGTCTGGCTCTACTCGCTGGGATGGAGTGTATGTCCTCTCTTTGGATGGA gttcctatatacctgaaggttTGATGATATCTTGTACATGGGACTATGTATCCTATTCTCCAGCAAACAGAAGTTATACCATGATGTTATGTTGCTTTGTGTTCTTTATCCCTCTGATAATAATCTTCCACTGCTATCTATTCATGTTTCTGGCCATTAGAAGTACTGGCAG GAACGTTCAGAAGTTAGGATCAACCTATAACCGGAAGTCGAATGTTTCGCAGTCAGTGAAGAGTGAATGGAAGTTAGCAAAAATTGCCTTTGTGGCTATTGTGGTGTTTGTTCTGTCCTGGTCCCCATATGCTTGTGTCACTCTGATTGCGTGGGCAGG CTACGCGAAGACCTTAAACCCATATTCTAAATCTGTGCCAGCTGTTATTGCCAAAGCTTCTGCGATCTACAATCCCATAATCTATGCAATCATTCACCCAAGATACAG GAGAACTATTCGAAGTGCTGTCCCTTGCTTGAGATTCCTTATACGGATCTCACCAAGTGATCTTTCAACAAGTTCTGTGAACGAGTCGTCATTCAGGGCTTCTATGTCCAGCCGTCACTCTTTTGCTGCCAGGAACAAGAGCAGTTGTGTTTCTTCCATTTCTGCAGCAGAAACT ACTTGGAGTGACATGGAGCTTGAGCCTGTGGAGGCAGCCCATAAGAAACAGCAACCTCATCGAAGCCGCTCTTTCTCAAAACAAGCAGAAGAAGAGACTGGGTTGCTCCTAAAGACCCAGAGCTGTAATGTGCTGACTGGAGAAAAG GTTGCATTGTCCTCCATCAGTCTGCATGACCCGTTTGAGAGATCGTTTGGAGAGAATGCCCCAGAACTGCTGCTCAAGCCCAGTTGTTTGAGAACTTCATCTCTTCCATTTGGCTTGAATAGTAGCAGCACAGAAGAGAATGCAGACACTTCTGACATGGAAGTTCAAGAGCAGCAAACAGATGGAAGCCTCAACTCATTAATGAGCCCCACCATCCCACAAATAGTTATCGTTTCTACCTCAGAGACCACCCTCTCTGAGGGGCAAGATGAGCTGGAAAATGGACAGGCAGAAAATTCCGGTGTATTATTTTCTCCAGGAAAGAATCACCTGTTGGACATAGGAAGGCTTAGCCCCTCTACCAACCTCATTGAAACAATTGAGAAGCTTCTGTCCTAA
- the LOC128421356 gene encoding melanopsin isoform X2: protein MGTQHRIKVDVPDRVLYTVGSCVLVIGSIGITGNLLVLYAFYSNKRLRTPANYFIMNLAASDFLMSATQAPICFLNSMHTEWILGDIGCNFYAFCGALFGITSMMTLLAISVDRYCVITKPLQSIKRSSKKRSCIIIAFVWLYSLGWSVCPLFGWSSYIPEGLMISCTWDYVSYSPANRSYTMMLCCFVFFIPLIIIFHCYLFMFLAIRSTGRNVQKLGSTYNRKSNVSQSVKSEWKLAKIAFVAIVVFVLSWSPYACVTLIAWAGYAKTLNPYSKSVPAVIAKASAIYNPIIYAIIHPRYRRTIRSAVPCLRFLIRISPSDLSTSSVNESSFRASMSSRHSFAARNKSSCVSSISAAETTWSDMELEPVEAAHKKQQPHRSRSFSKQAEEETGLLLKTQSCNVLTGEKVALSSISLHDPFERSFGENAPELLLKPSCLRTSSLPFGLNSSSTEENADTSDMEVQEQQTDGSLNSLMSPTIPQIVIVSTSETTLSEGQDELENGQAENSGVLFSPGKNHLLDIGRLSPSTNLIETIEKLLS from the exons ATGGGAACTCAGCACCGAATAAAAGTAGATGTTCCTGATCGTGTTCTTTACACTGTAGGCTCCTGTGTTCTTGTCATTGGTTCTATCGGAATCACAGGAAATCTCCTTGTCCTCTATGCATTTTACAG CAACAAGCGGCTGAGGACACCGGCAAACTATTTCATAATGAATTTAGCAGCAAGTGATTTTCTGATGTCTGCAACTCAAGCTCCAATCTGCTTTCTCAACAGCATGCACACAGAATGGATACTCGGAGACATAG GTTGTAACTTTTATGCTTTTTGTGGGGCACTCTTTGGAATAACTTCAATGATGACTTTATTAGCTATTTCAGTTGATCGCTACTGTGTGATTACTAAGCCTCTGCAGTCTATAAAAAGGTCTTCAAAGAAACGCTCGTGCATAATCATTGCCTTTGTCTGGCTCTACTCGCTGGGATGGAGTGTATGTCCTCTCTTTGGATGGA gttcctatatacctgaaggttTGATGATATCTTGTACATGGGACTATGTATCCTATTCTCCAGCAAACAGAAGTTATACCATGATGTTATGTTGCTTTGTGTTCTTTATCCCTCTGATAATAATCTTCCACTGCTATCTATTCATGTTTCTGGCCATTAGAAGTACTGGCAG GAACGTTCAGAAGTTAGGATCAACCTATAACCGGAAGTCGAATGTTTCGCAGTCAGTGAAGAGTGAATGGAAGTTAGCAAAAATTGCCTTTGTGGCTATTGTGGTGTTTGTTCTGTCCTGGTCCCCATATGCTTGTGTCACTCTGATTGCGTGGGCAGG CTACGCGAAGACCTTAAACCCATATTCTAAATCTGTGCCAGCTGTTATTGCCAAAGCTTCTGCGATCTACAATCCCATAATCTATGCAATCATTCACCCAAGATACAG GAGAACTATTCGAAGTGCTGTCCCTTGCTTGAGATTCCTTATACGGATCTCACCAAGTGATCTTTCAACAAGTTCTGTGAACGAGTCGTCATTCAGGGCTTCTATGTCCAGCCGTCACTCTTTTGCTGCCAGGAACAAGAGCAGTTGTGTTTCTTCCATTTCTGCAGCAGAAACT ACTTGGAGTGACATGGAGCTTGAGCCTGTGGAGGCAGCCCATAAGAAACAGCAACCTCATCGAAGCCGCTCTTTCTCAAAACAAGCAGAAGAAGAGACTGGGTTGCTCCTAAAGACCCAGAGCTGTAATGTGCTGACTGGAGAAAAG GTTGCATTGTCCTCCATCAGTCTGCATGACCCGTTTGAGAGATCGTTTGGAGAGAATGCCCCAGAACTGCTGCTCAAGCCCAGTTGTTTGAGAACTTCATCTCTTCCATTTGGCTTGAATAGTAGCAGCACAGAAGAGAATGCAGACACTTCTGACATGGAAGTTCAAGAGCAGCAAACAGATGGAAGCCTCAACTCATTAATGAGCCCCACCATCCCACAAATAGTTATCGTTTCTACCTCAGAGACCACCCTCTCTGAGGGGCAAGATGAGCTGGAAAATGGACAGGCAGAAAATTCCGGTGTATTATTTTCTCCAGGAAAGAATCACCTGTTGGACATAGGAAGGCTTAGCCCCTCTACCAACCTCATTGAAACAATTGAGAAGCTTCTGTCCTAA
- the LOC128421356 gene encoding melanopsin isoform X4, protein MAEAHEQTQNMGTQHRIKVDVPDRVLYTVGSCVLVIGSIGITGNLLVLYAFYSNKRLRTPANYFIMNLAASDFLMSATQAPICFLNSMHTEWILGDIGSYIPEGLMISCTWDYVSYSPANRSYTMMLCCFVFFIPLIIIFHCYLFMFLAIRSTGRNVQKLGSTYNRKSNVSQSVKSEWKLAKIAFVAIVVFVLSWSPYACVTLIAWAGYAKTLNPYSKSVPAVIAKASAIYNPIIYAIIHPRYRRTIRSAVPCLRFLIRISPSDLSTSSVNESSFRASMSSRHSFAARNKSSCVSSISAAETTWSDMELEPVEAAHKKQQPHRSRSFSKQAEEETGLLLKTQSCNVLTGEKVALSSISLHDPFERSFGENAPELLLKPSCLRTSSLPFGLNSSSTEENADTSDMEVQEQQTDGSLNSLMSPTIPQIVIVSTSETTLSEGQDELENGQAENSGVLFSPGKNHLLDIGRLSPSTNLIETIEKLLS, encoded by the exons ACACAGAATATGGGAACTCAGCACCGAATAAAAGTAGATGTTCCTGATCGTGTTCTTTACACTGTAGGCTCCTGTGTTCTTGTCATTGGTTCTATCGGAATCACAGGAAATCTCCTTGTCCTCTATGCATTTTACAG CAACAAGCGGCTGAGGACACCGGCAAACTATTTCATAATGAATTTAGCAGCAAGTGATTTTCTGATGTCTGCAACTCAAGCTCCAATCTGCTTTCTCAACAGCATGCACACAGAATGGATACTCGGAGACATAG gttcctatatacctgaaggttTGATGATATCTTGTACATGGGACTATGTATCCTATTCTCCAGCAAACAGAAGTTATACCATGATGTTATGTTGCTTTGTGTTCTTTATCCCTCTGATAATAATCTTCCACTGCTATCTATTCATGTTTCTGGCCATTAGAAGTACTGGCAG GAACGTTCAGAAGTTAGGATCAACCTATAACCGGAAGTCGAATGTTTCGCAGTCAGTGAAGAGTGAATGGAAGTTAGCAAAAATTGCCTTTGTGGCTATTGTGGTGTTTGTTCTGTCCTGGTCCCCATATGCTTGTGTCACTCTGATTGCGTGGGCAGG CTACGCGAAGACCTTAAACCCATATTCTAAATCTGTGCCAGCTGTTATTGCCAAAGCTTCTGCGATCTACAATCCCATAATCTATGCAATCATTCACCCAAGATACAG GAGAACTATTCGAAGTGCTGTCCCTTGCTTGAGATTCCTTATACGGATCTCACCAAGTGATCTTTCAACAAGTTCTGTGAACGAGTCGTCATTCAGGGCTTCTATGTCCAGCCGTCACTCTTTTGCTGCCAGGAACAAGAGCAGTTGTGTTTCTTCCATTTCTGCAGCAGAAACT ACTTGGAGTGACATGGAGCTTGAGCCTGTGGAGGCAGCCCATAAGAAACAGCAACCTCATCGAAGCCGCTCTTTCTCAAAACAAGCAGAAGAAGAGACTGGGTTGCTCCTAAAGACCCAGAGCTGTAATGTGCTGACTGGAGAAAAG GTTGCATTGTCCTCCATCAGTCTGCATGACCCGTTTGAGAGATCGTTTGGAGAGAATGCCCCAGAACTGCTGCTCAAGCCCAGTTGTTTGAGAACTTCATCTCTTCCATTTGGCTTGAATAGTAGCAGCACAGAAGAGAATGCAGACACTTCTGACATGGAAGTTCAAGAGCAGCAAACAGATGGAAGCCTCAACTCATTAATGAGCCCCACCATCCCACAAATAGTTATCGTTTCTACCTCAGAGACCACCCTCTCTGAGGGGCAAGATGAGCTGGAAAATGGACAGGCAGAAAATTCCGGTGTATTATTTTCTCCAGGAAAGAATCACCTGTTGGACATAGGAAGGCTTAGCCCCTCTACCAACCTCATTGAAACAATTGAGAAGCTTCTGTCCTAA